The Cucumis melo cultivar AY chromosome 6, USDA_Cmelo_AY_1.0, whole genome shotgun sequence genome includes a region encoding these proteins:
- the LOC127150060 gene encoding DEAD-box ATP-dependent RNA helicase 52-like — protein MSWRDFKEYIDLNTNFRLASDFLDKYIFLAVGRVGSSTDLIAQRVEYVHEPHKRSHLLDLLHAQRANGVQGKQSLTLVFVETKKGADALEHWLCLNGFPATTIHGDRTQQGAITKQMTTIEEMVASEYN, from the exons ATGTCATGGAGGGATTTTAAGGAGTACATTGATTTGAACACCAACTTT AGACTTGCCTCTGATTTTCTAGACAAGTATATATTTCTGGCTGTTGGAAGAGTGGGTTCGAGCACTGATCTAATTGCTCAAAGAGTTGAGTATGTTCATGAACCTCACAAGAGAAGTCATTTATTGGACCTTCTTCACGCACAGAGGGCAAATGGTGTGCAGGGCAAG CAATCTCTTACTCTGGTTTTTGTGGAGACAAAGAAGGGAGCTGATGCTCTTGAACATTGGTTATGCCTCAATGGTTTTCCTGCCACTACCATTCATGGTGATAGAACACAACAG ggagctatcactaaacaaatgactacaatagaagaaatggttgcaagtgagtacaattag